The following coding sequences are from one Streptomyces sp. NBC_00536 window:
- a CDS encoding acyl-CoA thioesterase yields MARHLYRCPLRWSDMDSFGHVNNVVFLRYLEEARIDFMFRLAPGEGSESFTGGSVVARHEIDYKLPLVHRHEPVLIESWVTRIGAASLTIGYEVKDVAEGDQPEKVYVRASTVVVPYNLAEGRPRRITAEEKHFLQKYLDEPTGPEGAVAA; encoded by the coding sequence ATGGCCAGACACCTCTACCGGTGCCCCTTGCGCTGGTCGGACATGGACTCCTTCGGGCACGTGAACAACGTGGTCTTCCTCCGCTACCTGGAGGAAGCCCGGATCGACTTCATGTTCCGGCTGGCGCCGGGGGAGGGCAGCGAGTCGTTCACGGGCGGGTCCGTCGTGGCCCGTCACGAGATCGACTACAAGCTGCCCCTCGTGCACCGTCACGAGCCGGTCCTCATCGAGTCCTGGGTGACCCGCATAGGCGCCGCGTCCCTGACCATCGGTTACGAGGTCAAGGACGTGGCGGAGGGCGACCAGCCCGAGAAGGTCTACGTACGGGCCTCGACGGTGGTCGTGCCGTACAACCTCGCCGAGGGGCGGCCCCGCCGCATCACGGCCGAGGAGAAGCACTTCCTGCAGAAGTACCTCGACGAGCCCACGGGCCCGGAAGGGGCCGTCGCGGCATGA
- a CDS encoding glutamate ABC transporter substrate-binding protein, whose protein sequence is MRGRRVERNEGAGPGPVPRRLRGWGGVSAMAAACAVTAAAVLLPLAQAAPEPGRTGTVHEGAAAPALSPAAPSVDETCQDPEASLRPPGVDGASIARIKAAGKLVAGVDQNSFRWGYRNPVDGKLDGFDIALVKAIAKDILGDENAVIYRAIPTSQRIPALVEGRVDIVVRTMTINCARLKDVAFSTAYFEAGQQVLAPKGSPITGYDASLKGRKICTAAGSIAESKLKENGFGSVSVTVPNQLDCLVRLQLGEVDGIITDNALAAGQAAQDPTVRLVGSPFTREFYGVAMNKDATDLVRRINKVLENYRAGGDGSQWEKAYRTHLESVLPGIPGPPAPKYRDG, encoded by the coding sequence ATGCGAGGGCGCCGGGTGGAGCGGAACGAGGGCGCGGGACCGGGACCGGTCCCGCGGCGGCTGCGCGGCTGGGGCGGGGTGAGCGCGATGGCCGCGGCCTGCGCGGTGACGGCCGCCGCCGTCCTGCTGCCGCTCGCCCAGGCCGCCCCGGAGCCGGGTCGCACCGGCACCGTCCACGAGGGCGCCGCCGCGCCCGCGCTGTCCCCGGCCGCCCCGTCCGTGGACGAGACCTGCCAGGACCCGGAGGCCAGCCTGCGCCCGCCGGGGGTGGACGGGGCGTCCATCGCCCGGATCAAGGCGGCGGGCAAGCTCGTCGCGGGCGTCGACCAGAACAGCTTCCGCTGGGGTTACCGCAATCCGGTCGACGGCAAGCTCGACGGCTTCGACATCGCCCTGGTGAAGGCCATAGCGAAGGACATCCTGGGCGACGAGAACGCGGTGATATACCGGGCGATCCCCACCAGCCAGCGCATACCCGCGCTGGTGGAGGGCCGGGTCGACATCGTCGTGCGGACCATGACCATCAACTGCGCCCGGCTCAAGGACGTCGCCTTCTCCACCGCGTACTTCGAGGCGGGCCAGCAGGTGCTGGCCCCCAAGGGCTCGCCCATCACCGGCTACGACGCCTCGCTCAAGGGCCGCAAGATCTGCACGGCGGCCGGTTCCATCGCCGAGAGCAAGCTCAAGGAGAACGGTTTCGGCTCGGTGTCGGTCACCGTTCCCAACCAGCTGGACTGTCTGGTCCGGCTCCAGCTCGGCGAGGTCGACGGGATCATCACGGACAACGCGCTCGCCGCCGGCCAGGCGGCGCAGGACCCGACGGTGCGCCTCGTCGGCTCGCCCTTCACCCGCGAGTTCTACGGGGTGGCGATGAACAAGGACGCGACCGATCTGGTGCGCCGGATCAACAAGGTGCTGGAGAACTACCGCGCGGGCGGCGACGGCAGCCAGTGGGAGAAGGCCTACCGCACCCACCTGGAGTCCGTGCTGCCCGGCATCCCGGGCCCCCCGGCACCCAAGTACCGGGACGGCTGA
- a CDS encoding FHA domain-containing protein, which yields MPTCPNGHQSVSDDWCEVCGHRMAPAAAPYDPGFPMAGGEPTAQAELCPQCRTPREAMAPYCEECRFNFLTRTATSYTPVAPNPGTLPGPPPPPLATTGAQPLPTAEASYAQDPYDHHVSRPSQVNRPAEALRSEDDWLLPPPVQEQEPPQYQLQRPPEQHTVPPQGGPWTATIGPDRSYFMAMMQRSGPEAAGLNLPAYSPEQHLPLSGGQITIGRRRASTGESPDVDLSVPPEDPGVSHAHAVLVQQPDGSWAVVDQNSTNGTYINMGEDPIQPYVPVPLRDGDRVHVGAWTTVTVRRG from the coding sequence ATGCCGACCTGCCCGAACGGGCACCAATCGGTCTCCGACGACTGGTGCGAAGTATGCGGTCACCGCATGGCCCCCGCGGCCGCGCCCTACGACCCGGGCTTCCCGATGGCCGGTGGCGAGCCCACCGCGCAGGCGGAGCTGTGCCCGCAGTGCCGGACCCCGCGCGAGGCGATGGCCCCGTACTGCGAGGAGTGCCGCTTCAACTTCCTGACCCGGACGGCGACCTCGTACACGCCGGTCGCCCCGAACCCGGGGACCCTCCCGGGTCCGCCCCCGCCCCCGCTCGCGACCACGGGCGCGCAGCCGCTGCCGACCGCCGAGGCCTCGTACGCGCAGGACCCGTATGACCACCACGTCTCGCGGCCCTCGCAGGTCAACCGGCCCGCCGAGGCCCTGCGGAGCGAGGACGACTGGCTGCTGCCGCCGCCGGTGCAGGAGCAGGAACCGCCGCAGTACCAGCTGCAGCGGCCGCCCGAGCAGCACACGGTCCCGCCCCAGGGCGGTCCCTGGACCGCGACGATCGGCCCCGACCGGTCGTACTTCATGGCGATGATGCAACGCAGCGGCCCCGAGGCGGCGGGCCTCAACCTGCCCGCCTACTCACCGGAGCAGCACCTTCCGCTGTCCGGCGGCCAGATCACCATCGGCCGCCGCCGCGCCTCCACGGGCGAGTCCCCGGACGTCGACCTGTCGGTGCCCCCGGAGGACCCGGGCGTCTCGCACGCGCACGCCGTCCTGGTCCAGCAGCCCGACGGCAGCTGGGCCGTGGTGGACCAGAACTCCACCAACGGCACCTACATCAACATGGGCGAGGACCCGATCCAGCCCTACGTGCCGGTCCCGCTGCGCGACGGCGACCGCGTCCACGTGGGCGCCTGGACGACGGTCACCGTCCGCCGCGGCTAG
- a CDS encoding tetratricopeptide repeat protein, translating to MGTPCGRPGCPGTYEDMGGAEPYCDTCGLAPLAGAAPAPVTGAAELVSPPTGMTSAARGGAARGSQGSQPSGRSSGSARSARSSRSSSSRRSVSGRLSRALSGSAGSSRSVSVRSSGAAAGHSGRSRLGAGLVNVPEVPRPDPSASVLENPEVPERKRFCSKADCGAPVGRSRGDRPGRTEGFCTKCGHPYSFVPKLASGDVVHGQYEVAGCLAHGGLGWVYLAVDRAVSDRWVVLKGLLDTGDQDAMAAAISERRFLAEIEHSNIVRIYNFVEHLDQRTGSLDGYIVMEYVGGKSLKEIANERRQADGRRDPLPVEQACAYGIEALEALGHLHSRNLLYCDFKVDNAIQQADQLKLIDMGAVRRMDDDESAIYGTVGYQAPEVAELGPSVASDLYTVARTLAVLTFDFQGYTNVFVDSLPDPDHIEVFRRYESFYRLLVRATDPDPGRRFASAQEMADQLTGVLREVVALQTGRPRPQLSTLFGPELRVTDTLLFAEETGAEVSRLGARDVTARRGKLLGRRRVAPAPAALAGGGGGSVSAVTAVAPGAPAAAVSVVGAAAPVSGVGALATTATHLAGGPGALASAARPAPAGVSLPAPRQAPAEAPPALRAYPGGVPGSAALAGLDARGTALALPVPLVDPADPNAGFLAALLASAPADLLGALGAAPADSAELRLRALRARLELGELTVAARTLTELEDDHSDDWRVVWARGIASLAAGDDEVAALSFDAIYDAFPGEPAPKLALGLCAEVLGQLDNAAEYYSLVWVTDPGFVSAAFGLARVQLAAGDRTAAVRTLESVPEASIHYTAARVAAVRARLRDRSPDEPLLEDLRAASGQVEALRRFGLDAVRYEVLTAEVLGSALDWVLSGSRGADPGRTSLLGSQLDERGLRFGLERSYRVLARLAQRGEERIELVERANRFRPRTWV from the coding sequence ATCGGGACTCCGTGCGGCCGGCCCGGCTGCCCGGGCACGTACGAGGACATGGGCGGCGCGGAGCCGTACTGCGACACCTGCGGCCTGGCGCCGCTGGCGGGCGCGGCGCCCGCGCCGGTGACGGGGGCCGCCGAGCTGGTGTCGCCGCCCACCGGGATGACCAGCGCGGCCCGGGGCGGCGCGGCGCGCGGCTCCCAGGGGTCGCAGCCTTCGGGTCGCAGTTCCGGTTCGGCGCGCTCCGCGCGGTCCTCGCGGTCGTCCTCCTCGCGGCGTTCGGTCTCAGGAAGGCTCTCGCGGGCCCTGTCGGGGAGCGCCGGGTCCAGCCGTTCGGTGTCGGTGCGCAGTTCGGGCGCGGCGGCCGGGCACTCGGGCCGCAGCCGGCTGGGGGCCGGGCTGGTGAACGTACCGGAGGTTCCGCGTCCGGATCCTTCGGCATCGGTGCTGGAGAACCCCGAGGTCCCGGAGCGCAAGCGGTTCTGCTCGAAGGCGGACTGCGGGGCCCCGGTGGGGCGTTCGCGCGGGGACCGGCCGGGCCGCACCGAGGGCTTCTGCACCAAGTGCGGGCACCCCTACTCCTTCGTGCCCAAGCTCGCCTCGGGCGATGTGGTGCACGGGCAGTACGAGGTGGCGGGCTGCCTGGCGCACGGCGGCCTCGGCTGGGTGTACCTGGCCGTGGACCGGGCGGTCTCGGACCGCTGGGTGGTCCTCAAGGGCCTGCTGGACACCGGGGACCAGGACGCGATGGCCGCGGCCATCTCGGAGCGGCGCTTCCTCGCGGAGATCGAGCACTCCAACATCGTGCGGATCTACAACTTCGTGGAGCACCTGGACCAGCGGACCGGTTCGCTGGACGGGTACATCGTGATGGAGTACGTCGGCGGCAAATCGCTCAAGGAGATCGCCAACGAGCGGCGCCAGGCCGACGGGCGGCGCGATCCGCTGCCGGTGGAGCAGGCCTGCGCGTACGGCATCGAGGCCCTGGAGGCCCTCGGCCACCTGCACAGCCGCAATCTCCTCTACTGCGACTTCAAGGTCGACAACGCCATCCAGCAGGCCGACCAGCTCAAGCTGATCGACATGGGCGCGGTCCGGCGGATGGACGACGACGAATCCGCGATCTACGGCACGGTCGGCTACCAGGCGCCCGAAGTCGCCGAGCTGGGGCCCTCGGTGGCCTCCGACCTCTACACCGTCGCGCGCACGCTGGCCGTGCTGACCTTCGACTTCCAGGGCTACACGAACGTCTTCGTGGACAGCCTGCCGGACCCCGACCACATCGAGGTCTTCCGGCGCTACGAGTCCTTCTACCGGCTGCTGGTGCGGGCCACCGATCCGGACCCGGGGCGGCGGTTCGCCTCCGCGCAGGAGATGGCCGACCAGCTGACGGGCGTGCTGCGCGAGGTGGTGGCGCTGCAGACCGGGCGGCCGCGGCCGCAGCTGTCCACGCTGTTCGGTCCCGAGCTGCGGGTCACCGACACCCTGCTGTTCGCCGAGGAGACGGGGGCCGAGGTGTCCCGGCTCGGCGCGCGGGACGTGACGGCGCGGCGCGGCAAGCTGCTGGGCCGCCGCCGCGTGGCGCCCGCCCCGGCCGCGCTCGCCGGTGGTGGCGGGGGCTCGGTCTCCGCGGTGACGGCGGTCGCCCCGGGGGCCCCGGCCGCCGCGGTGTCCGTCGTGGGCGCGGCTGCCCCGGTGTCCGGCGTGGGCGCGCTGGCGACGACGGCGACGCACCTGGCGGGTGGCCCGGGCGCCCTCGCGAGCGCCGCGAGACCGGCCCCGGCCGGGGTGTCCCTGCCGGCGCCGCGACAGGCACCGGCCGAGGCACCGCCCGCCCTACGGGCGTACCCCGGCGGGGTCCCCGGATCGGCCGCGCTGGCCGGGCTGGACGCGCGGGGCACCGCGCTGGCCCTGCCGGTGCCGCTGGTGGACCCGGCCGACCCCAACGCCGGATTCCTGGCCGCGCTGCTGGCCTCGGCGCCCGCCGATCTGCTGGGCGCGCTCGGGGCGGCGCCCGCCGACTCCGCCGAGCTGCGGCTGCGCGCCCTGCGGGCCCGGCTGGAACTGGGCGAACTCACGGTGGCGGCCCGGACCCTGACCGAGCTGGAGGACGACCACTCCGACGACTGGCGCGTGGTCTGGGCGCGCGGGATCGCCTCCCTGGCCGCCGGGGACGACGAGGTCGCGGCGCTGTCCTTCGACGCGATCTACGACGCCTTCCCGGGCGAGCCCGCGCCGAAGCTGGCGCTGGGCCTGTGCGCGGAGGTCCTCGGCCAGCTGGACAACGCGGCCGAGTACTACAGCCTGGTCTGGGTCACCGACCCGGGCTTCGTGAGCGCGGCCTTCGGGCTGGCCCGGGTCCAGCTGGCCGCCGGGGACCGGACGGCGGCGGTGCGGACGCTGGAATCCGTACCGGAGGCGTCCATCCACTACACGGCCGCGCGGGTGGCGGCCGTACGGGCACGCTTGCGCGACCGCTCCCCCGACGAGCCGCTCCTGGAGGATCTGCGGGCGGCCTCGGGGCAGGTGGAGGCGCTACGGCGGTTCGGCCTGGACGCCGTGCGGTACGAGGTGCTGACGGCGGAGGTTCTGGGCTCGGCGCTCGACTGGGTACTGTCGGGTAGCCGGGGCGCGGACCCCGGCCGGACCTCGCTGCTCGGCAGCCAACTGGACGAGCGGGGGCTGCGCTTCGGCCTGGAACGCTCTTACCGGGTCCTGGCCCGCCTGGCGCAGCGGGGCGAGGAGAGGATCGAACTGGTGGAACGGGCAAACCGTTTCCGTCCACGGACGTGGGTGTGA
- a CDS encoding protein phosphatase 2C domain-containing protein: MSMHRPSGCPSCAEPLEEGDRFCGVCGYALSADPPPPDDHPTVALTPGPSPVPAGHAAEGYAAESAPGAGASGPAGWPGPAGGARSGSGSGSGSGGEPVGATGGYGTAPAGASGAAPWSGADLDGTADGPTGASAWSGPTGPTGPDQPAVATGTVPGPGATLVDGPDGWDLAAPDGATSGHLGTSPGSGTGTGADAGTGTGGEPTGEATGGKTCVACRAGRVDTDGYCEHCGHAQPRERDHLEEELGSVAAVSDRGLRHHRNEDSFAVAATALPDGSAATVAIVCDGVSSASRPDEASAAAAVAANEALLDALPRGALPQQAMHEAILAAATAVNALAPEIPGAQNAPACTLVGAVTAGGLLIIGWVGDSRAYWVPDDRNAPPARLTEDDSWAAQMVAAGLMNEAEAYADVRAHAITGWLGADAYELEPHTVAFKPDRPGVVVVCTDGLWNYAESAQDMARVLPADAAVRPLHSAQVLVGHALDGGGHDNVTVAVVPFAVPEAAAVPAA, translated from the coding sequence ATGTCGATGCATCGGCCGTCGGGCTGCCCCAGCTGTGCGGAACCCCTGGAAGAGGGTGACCGTTTCTGCGGAGTCTGCGGATACGCCCTCTCCGCGGATCCCCCGCCCCCGGACGACCACCCGACGGTCGCCCTGACCCCGGGCCCGTCCCCCGTACCCGCGGGGCATGCCGCCGAGGGGTACGCCGCCGAGTCCGCGCCCGGCGCCGGGGCCTCCGGCCCGGCGGGCTGGCCCGGCCCGGCGGGCGGTGCCCGTTCCGGTTCCGGTTCCGGTTCCGGTTCCGGTGGCGAACCCGTCGGAGCGACCGGCGGATACGGCACGGCTCCCGCCGGGGCCTCCGGCGCGGCGCCCTGGTCCGGCGCGGACCTGGACGGCACCGCCGACGGCCCCACCGGCGCATCGGCCTGGTCCGGTCCGACCGGCCCGACCGGCCCGGACCAGCCCGCCGTGGCGACGGGCACCGTGCCGGGCCCGGGCGCCACGCTCGTCGACGGGCCCGACGGCTGGGACCTCGCCGCCCCCGACGGGGCGACCTCCGGCCACCTGGGCACGAGCCCGGGCAGCGGCACCGGCACCGGAGCGGACGCGGGGACCGGCACCGGCGGCGAGCCGACCGGCGAGGCGACCGGCGGGAAGACCTGTGTCGCCTGCCGGGCCGGCCGGGTCGACACCGACGGCTACTGCGAGCACTGCGGCCACGCCCAGCCCCGCGAGCGCGACCACCTCGAAGAGGAGCTCGGCAGCGTCGCCGCCGTCAGCGACCGCGGCCTGCGCCACCACCGCAACGAGGACTCCTTCGCCGTCGCGGCCACCGCGCTGCCCGACGGCAGCGCCGCCACCGTCGCCATCGTCTGCGACGGCGTGTCCTCGGCCAGCCGCCCCGACGAGGCCTCCGCCGCCGCGGCCGTCGCCGCCAACGAGGCGCTGCTGGACGCGCTGCCCCGCGGCGCCCTGCCCCAGCAGGCCATGCACGAGGCCATCCTGGCCGCCGCCACGGCCGTCAACGCCCTGGCCCCGGAGATCCCCGGCGCGCAGAACGCCCCCGCCTGCACCCTCGTCGGCGCGGTCACGGCGGGTGGTCTGCTGATCATCGGCTGGGTCGGCGACAGCCGCGCGTACTGGGTGCCCGACGACCGCAACGCCCCGCCCGCCCGCCTCACCGAGGACGACTCCTGGGCCGCCCAGATGGTCGCGGCGGGCCTGATGAACGAGGCCGAGGCGTACGCCGACGTCCGCGCGCACGCCATCACCGGCTGGCTCGGCGCCGACGCGTACGAACTGGAGCCGCACACCGTCGCCTTCAAGCCCGACCGGCCCGGCGTCGTGGTCGTCTGCACCGACGGACTGTGGAACTACGCGGAGTCCGCGCAGGACATGGCCCGGGTGCTGCCCGCCGACGCCGCCGTGCGGCCGCTGCACAGCGCGCAGGTCCTCGTCGGGCACGCCCTGGACGGCGGTGGCCACGACAACGTGACCGTGGCCGTCGTGCCGTTCGCCGTGCCCGAGGCGGCCGCCGTACCCGCCGCCTGA
- a CDS encoding methyltransferase domain-containing protein, producing the protein MGGTETSATRDLRETAHSAQVRELTAAGALTDPAWRAAFAAVPRHVFVPFFWTGRGAGHERLWAEDPDPERRARWLRGVYADAPLATRLRDGELVSSSSQPSLMARMLEALEVRDGDNVLEIGAGTGYNAALLCHRLGEDLVTTVDLDEEITESARAHLAQLGYHPAVVTGDGARGCPSRGPFDRIIVTCTLPLIPPAWLPQCRPGARVLAPLSTGLIALRVRDAAFAEGRFLHTSAYFVPLRGAGAAPAWVAGGLPYELLENERFQFMLILTAGALHPREALDLWRREDRPPRERFGVTVTEEGQWSWLDDPQGPYVWPLGEGPRAA; encoded by the coding sequence ATGGGCGGTACGGAGACCAGTGCGACGCGGGATCTGCGGGAGACGGCCCACTCGGCCCAGGTGCGGGAGCTGACCGCCGCCGGGGCGCTGACCGACCCCGCCTGGCGGGCGGCCTTCGCCGCCGTGCCCCGGCACGTCTTCGTCCCCTTCTTCTGGACCGGCCGCGGCGCGGGCCACGAGCGGCTGTGGGCCGAGGACCCCGACCCCGAGCGGCGGGCCCGCTGGCTGCGCGGGGTCTACGCCGACGCCCCGCTCGCGACCCGGCTGCGCGACGGCGAGCTGGTCTCCTCCAGCAGCCAGCCCTCCCTGATGGCGCGGATGCTGGAGGCGCTGGAGGTCCGGGACGGGGACAACGTGCTGGAGATCGGCGCGGGCACCGGCTACAACGCCGCCCTGCTGTGCCACCGGCTCGGCGAGGACCTGGTCACCACGGTGGACCTGGACGAGGAGATCACCGAATCCGCCCGGGCCCACCTGGCCCAGCTCGGCTACCACCCGGCCGTGGTCACCGGGGACGGGGCGCGCGGATGCCCCTCCCGCGGGCCCTTCGACCGGATCATCGTCACCTGCACCCTGCCGCTGATCCCGCCCGCCTGGCTGCCCCAGTGCCGCCCGGGCGCGCGCGTGCTGGCGCCGCTGTCGACCGGGCTGATCGCGCTGCGGGTGCGGGACGCCGCGTTCGCGGAGGGGCGCTTCCTGCACACCTCGGCGTACTTCGTCCCGCTGCGCGGAGCCGGGGCCGCGCCCGCGTGGGTGGCGGGCGGGCTCCCGTACGAGCTGCTGGAGAACGAGCGCTTCCAGTTCATGCTGATCCTCACGGCGGGCGCGCTGCACCCGCGCGAGGCCCTGGACCTGTGGCGCCGCGAGGACCGGCCGCCGCGCGAACGCTTCGGCGTGACGGTCACCGAGGAGGGCCAGTGGTCCTGGCTGGACGACCCCCAGGGACCGTACGTCTGGCCCCTGGGAGAAGGTCCCCGTGCCGCCTAG
- a CDS encoding globin: MNEIPRGTVQEQTFYEQVGGEETFRRLVRRFYQGVAEDPVLRPMYPEADLGPAEERFALFLMQYWGGPTTYSDNRGHPRLRMRHAPFQVDKAAHDAWLRHMRDAVDELGLAPEHEAQLWRYVTYAAASMINTEG; encoded by the coding sequence GTGAACGAGATTCCGCGGGGCACGGTCCAGGAGCAGACCTTCTACGAGCAGGTCGGCGGCGAGGAGACCTTCCGGCGCCTGGTCCGGCGCTTCTACCAGGGGGTCGCCGAGGACCCGGTGCTGCGTCCGATGTACCCGGAGGCCGACCTGGGCCCGGCCGAGGAGCGCTTCGCGCTGTTCCTCATGCAGTATTGGGGCGGTCCGACCACCTACAGCGACAACCGCGGCCACCCGCGGCTGCGGATGCGGCACGCCCCGTTCCAGGTGGACAAGGCGGCGCACGACGCCTGGCTGCGGCACATGCGGGACGCGGTCGACGAGCTGGGCCTGGCGCCGGAGCACGAGGCCCAGCTGTGGCGCTATGTGACATACGCCGCCGCCTCGATGATCAACACCGAAGGCTGA
- a CDS encoding VWA domain-containing protein: MANFAKPSAPRFTVEVYQNEFLPVGGQDVHAIVTVTSTGGAAATRAATPGSGAAVVIMVDCSGSMAYPPAKMTGAQEATAAAIDTLHDGTSFAVIAGTHVAREVYPGQGRLAVADPVTRAQAKTALGALTPGGGTAIGTWLRLADGLLRQSPATIRHGILLTDGRNEHESPEVLRTTLDACAGRFTCDARGVGTDWEVKEVTGIASALLGTADIVADPAHLAEDFTLMMENVMGKEVADVALRLWSPVGAEIQYVKQVAPAVQDLTDRRTGAGPRAGDYPTGSWGDESREYHVCVRVPGASVGQEMLASRVSLVLPGREGEAATMLSESQGLVRAVWTDDLSASTAINAQVAHYTGQAELAEVIQQGLEARKLGDIDGATAKLGRAVQLASASGNEDTAKLLAKVVDVVDVAAGTVRLKAKVADADEMTLETRSTQTVRVKRH, from the coding sequence ATGGCGAACTTCGCCAAGCCGAGCGCCCCGCGCTTCACCGTGGAGGTGTACCAGAACGAGTTCCTCCCGGTGGGCGGGCAGGACGTGCACGCCATCGTGACGGTCACGTCCACCGGGGGCGCGGCGGCGACCCGCGCCGCGACCCCGGGCAGCGGGGCCGCCGTCGTGATCATGGTCGACTGTTCGGGGTCCATGGCGTACCCGCCGGCCAAGATGACCGGGGCCCAGGAGGCCACGGCCGCCGCGATCGACACCCTGCACGACGGGACCTCGTTCGCCGTGATCGCCGGTACGCACGTGGCCCGGGAGGTCTATCCCGGCCAGGGCCGCCTCGCGGTCGCGGACCCGGTCACCCGCGCCCAGGCCAAGACCGCGCTGGGCGCCCTGACCCCCGGCGGCGGCACCGCCATCGGCACCTGGCTCCGGCTGGCCGACGGCCTGCTGCGCCAGTCCCCCGCCACCATCCGGCACGGCATCCTGCTGACCGACGGCCGCAACGAGCACGAGAGCCCGGAGGTGCTCCGCACCACCCTCGACGCCTGCGCCGGCCGGTTCACCTGTGACGCCCGCGGGGTGGGCACCGACTGGGAGGTCAAGGAGGTGACCGGCATCGCGAGCGCGCTGCTCGGCACCGCCGACATCGTGGCCGATCCGGCCCACCTGGCCGAGGACTTCACGCTCATGATGGAGAACGTCATGGGCAAGGAGGTCGCGGACGTCGCGCTGCGGCTGTGGAGCCCGGTCGGCGCGGAGATCCAGTACGTCAAGCAGGTCGCGCCCGCCGTGCAGGACCTGACCGACCGCCGCACCGGGGCCGGTCCGCGCGCCGGTGACTATCCGACCGGGTCGTGGGGCGACGAGTCCCGCGAGTACCACGTCTGCGTCCGGGTGCCCGGCGCCTCCGTGGGCCAGGAAATGCTCGCCTCCCGGGTCTCCCTGGTCCTGCCGGGCCGGGAGGGCGAGGCCGCCACGATGCTCTCCGAGTCCCAGGGCCTGGTCCGCGCGGTGTGGACGGACGACCTGTCCGCGTCCACCGCGATCAATGCCCAGGTGGCCCACTACACCGGCCAGGCCGAGCTGGCCGAGGTCATCCAGCAGGGCCTGGAAGCACGCAAACTGGGAGATATAGACGGCGCCACCGCCAAACTCGGCCGTGCCGTGCAGCTGGCCAGTGCGTCCGGGAACGAGGACACTGCGAAACTGCTGGCAAAGGTGGTGGATGTCGTGGATGTCGCTGCGGGTACTGTGCGGCTGAAAGCGAAGGTCGCCGACGCCGACGAGATGACCCTCGAAACGCGGTCGACGCAGACCGTCCGCGTGAAGCGACACTGA